In the genome of Bradyrhizobium arachidis, one region contains:
- a CDS encoding adenylate/guanylate cyclase domain-containing protein, which yields MRRIGRRDIVAAILIALLAGAVFTSPPLRSLQGLSLDILTALRGKIVGDRRDPATSPVVVVAIDGETYDTPPFKGSPTQTWTREIGRVLGSITDGGAKVIGFDVIFPSSIEQSEIPFGDAPLGSRMRGFDRDYLIALRQISDGGKLVLGEILSNDHPDTPYTAQRVAVRNNIRALNVHTDADDVIRRMPLSFSIDGKPVPAMAVELAARAVGAKVELAPSGATELSGYTIPSAVPNTLTLNFRGLGRDVPAYSFADLRACVEKGDRDFFRRAFGGKVVLLGTALNFEDRKLTSMRLASGYDGAPGVRCALPAPASTAQNARSDVAGVFVHATVVRNLIERDAVTELGFPMRTVLTIVFAAIIACAACLLAPGGALIVWLALTAIYTAAAVGAFVHAMALPLTEPALASLAALAMMIGYRFVLADRDERFLRKSFALYLAPEIIETMVASGKMPELGGEMRNVTMFFSDLSGFSSIAETMTPGELVKLMNEYLSAMTDIIESHGGYVDKYIGDSIVAMFGAPADDPAHARNAVHAALKCHEKLAGLNASNAAFVGHGLSHRIGLNSGEAVVGNIGSRRRFNYTVMSDTVNVASRLEGANKYYGTAIMASEATVAQTGDTFAWRELDAIRVMGRGEAIKVFEPLANRGAQSAKQAKVAAAYAEGLACWRAREFAKAADAFAKTANTDPTSALFAKRAQALAANPPPPDWTPVNALEGK from the coding sequence ATGCGGCGGATCGGCAGACGGGACATCGTTGCGGCGATCCTGATCGCGCTCCTTGCGGGCGCGGTCTTTACGTCCCCGCCGCTTCGGTCGCTGCAAGGTCTCTCGCTTGATATCCTCACGGCGCTGCGCGGCAAGATCGTCGGCGACCGCCGCGATCCCGCGACATCGCCTGTGGTCGTCGTGGCGATCGACGGTGAGACCTACGACACCCCACCCTTCAAGGGATCGCCGACACAGACCTGGACGCGCGAAATCGGCCGGGTGCTCGGCAGCATCACCGACGGCGGCGCCAAAGTGATCGGCTTTGACGTGATCTTTCCGAGCTCGATCGAGCAGTCCGAGATCCCCTTCGGCGACGCGCCGCTCGGAAGCCGCATGAGGGGTTTTGATCGAGACTACCTGATCGCGCTGCGACAGATCTCCGATGGCGGCAAGCTGGTGCTCGGCGAAATCCTGAGCAACGACCACCCGGACACGCCGTACACCGCGCAGCGGGTGGCGGTGCGAAACAACATCCGCGCGCTCAACGTCCACACCGACGCGGACGATGTCATCCGGCGGATGCCGCTCAGCTTCTCCATCGATGGCAAGCCGGTCCCGGCGATGGCGGTCGAGCTCGCCGCACGTGCGGTCGGAGCGAAGGTCGAGCTTGCACCGTCAGGTGCAACCGAATTGTCCGGCTACACGATCCCGAGCGCGGTACCGAATACATTGACGCTCAACTTTCGTGGGCTCGGCCGCGACGTACCGGCCTATTCGTTCGCCGATCTGCGGGCCTGCGTCGAAAAAGGCGACCGTGACTTCTTCCGCCGCGCCTTTGGCGGCAAGGTCGTGCTGCTCGGCACCGCGCTGAATTTCGAGGACCGCAAGCTGACCTCGATGCGCCTTGCGAGCGGCTATGACGGCGCGCCGGGCGTGCGGTGCGCCCTGCCCGCACCCGCAAGCACCGCGCAGAATGCGCGCAGTGACGTCGCCGGCGTCTTCGTGCACGCGACCGTGGTGCGGAACCTGATCGAGCGCGATGCCGTGACCGAGCTCGGTTTTCCCATGCGGACCGTTCTGACAATCGTGTTCGCGGCGATCATCGCCTGCGCCGCCTGCCTGCTTGCACCGGGCGGCGCGCTGATCGTGTGGCTAGCCCTCACCGCCATTTACACCGCCGCGGCTGTCGGCGCATTCGTGCATGCGATGGCGCTGCCGCTGACCGAGCCCGCGCTCGCGAGTCTTGCTGCACTGGCGATGATGATCGGTTACCGCTTCGTGCTGGCCGATCGCGACGAGCGTTTCCTGCGCAAGAGCTTTGCGCTTTATCTCGCCCCCGAAATCATCGAGACCATGGTCGCTTCCGGCAAGATGCCGGAGCTCGGCGGCGAGATGCGCAACGTCACCATGTTCTTCTCCGACCTCAGCGGCTTCTCCTCGATCGCGGAGACGATGACGCCGGGCGAGCTGGTGAAGCTGATGAACGAATATCTCTCCGCCATGACCGATATCATCGAGAGCCATGGCGGCTATGTCGACAAATATATCGGCGATTCCATCGTCGCCATGTTCGGCGCGCCCGCCGACGATCCCGCCCATGCGCGCAATGCCGTCCACGCCGCTCTGAAGTGTCACGAGAAGCTCGCGGGGCTGAACGCCAGCAATGCCGCCTTCGTCGGTCACGGCCTGTCGCACCGCATCGGTCTCAACAGCGGCGAAGCCGTGGTCGGCAATATCGGCTCGCGCCGCCGCTTCAACTATACCGTGATGAGCGACACCGTGAACGTCGCCTCGCGGCTCGAAGGCGCGAACAAATATTACGGCACCGCGATCATGGCCTCGGAGGCGACCGTGGCGCAAACCGGCGATACCTTCGCCTGGCGCGAGCTCGATGCGATCAGGGTGATGGGACGCGGCGAGGCGATCAAGGTGTTCGAACCGCTGGCCAACAGGGGCGCGCAGAGTGCGAAGCAGGCGAAGGTGGCAGCAGCGTATGCGGAAGGCCTGGCCTGCTGGCGCGCCCGGGAGTTCGCGAAGGCGGCTGACGCGTTTGCGAAGACGGCGAATACCGATCCAACGTCAGCGCTGTTCGCAAAGCGCGCCCAAGCTCTCGCGGCCAATCCACCGCCGCCGGATTGGACACCGGTCAACGCGCTGGAAGGGAAGTAG
- a CDS encoding HD domain-containing phosphohydrolase: MLTQALLVDDSRSVLNFLKRHIEAEGLVEATTFLDPVEALACARERVFDLVLVDYEMPHMDGISFIRTLRTLPGCADIPIAMITSRQTDDVKMEALQAGATDFLPKAPQSVEMTVRLRNLIQLGAAVRKLNDRAAHLASEVAAATRKLGEREEEIILRLALAVEYRDNDTGEHTLRVARYSRIIAEQLGLPARLCRDIYLAAPLHDVGKVAIPDNILLKPGKLTDEEMAVIRTHATIGERILADSSCELIQLGAQIAAGHHERWDGAGYPSGLKADEIPVAARVVAVADVFDALTTRRPYKEPMPLEAARNYLVEHQGRQFDPACVEAFLSRWDEVVEIAVGQQATPYQKTEATLVPNIESAAQSRPPIPAA, translated from the coding sequence ATGCTGACCCAAGCGCTCCTGGTTGATGACAGCCGCTCCGTCCTCAACTTCCTGAAACGCCACATCGAAGCCGAAGGTCTGGTCGAGGCCACCACCTTCCTCGATCCCGTGGAGGCGCTGGCCTGCGCGCGAGAGCGCGTGTTCGATCTCGTGCTGGTCGACTACGAGATGCCGCATATGGACGGCATCAGCTTCATCCGCACTTTGCGGACCCTGCCGGGCTGCGCCGACATCCCGATCGCGATGATCACCTCGCGACAGACCGATGACGTCAAGATGGAAGCGCTGCAGGCCGGTGCAACCGATTTCCTGCCCAAGGCACCGCAGAGCGTAGAGATGACGGTGCGCCTGCGGAATTTGATTCAGCTTGGTGCAGCCGTACGCAAGCTCAACGACCGAGCCGCGCATCTGGCGAGCGAAGTCGCGGCCGCGACGCGGAAGCTCGGCGAGCGCGAGGAGGAGATCATCCTGCGGCTCGCGCTCGCGGTCGAATACCGCGACAACGACACCGGCGAGCATACGCTGCGGGTCGCCCGCTACAGCCGCATCATCGCCGAGCAGCTCGGCCTGCCGGCCCGGCTCTGCCGCGACATCTACCTCGCCGCGCCCCTGCACGACGTCGGCAAGGTCGCCATCCCCGACAACATCCTGCTCAAGCCCGGCAAGCTGACCGACGAGGAGATGGCGGTGATCCGGACCCATGCGACCATCGGCGAGAGGATCCTGGCGGACTCCAGTTGCGAGCTGATCCAGCTCGGCGCGCAAATTGCCGCAGGCCATCACGAGCGCTGGGACGGCGCCGGCTATCCGAGCGGCCTCAAGGCCGACGAGATCCCGGTCGCCGCGCGCGTGGTCGCGGTCGCCGACGTCTTCGACGCCCTGACGACGCGGCGCCCATATAAAGAGCCGATGCCGCTGGAGGCCGCGCGCAACTACCTGGTCGAGCATCAGGGCCGTCAGTTCGACCCGGCCTGCGTCGAGGCCTTCCTGTCGCGCTGGGACGAGGTCGTTGAGATCGCCGTCGGGCAGCAGGCGACGCCATATCAGAAGACCGAGGCGACGCTCGTTCCTAATATAGAGAGTGCGGCGCAGAGCCGTCCGCCCATCCCGGCGGCCTGA
- a CDS encoding STAS domain-containing protein — translation MSSDVTEPKWSLRLPADCSIAAIRNVYDLIREAFGRQDRLEIDCSSVDKADVTSIQLLLSTAKTGEAQGRPVVLTSFSQSLRNTLRRAGFTSEAMIDQHFPQKKDGT, via the coding sequence ATGTCGTCTGATGTCACCGAGCCGAAGTGGTCCCTACGGCTGCCGGCGGATTGCAGCATCGCTGCGATCCGCAATGTCTATGACCTGATCCGCGAGGCGTTCGGCCGGCAGGACCGGCTCGAGATCGATTGTTCGAGCGTCGACAAGGCCGACGTGACCTCGATCCAGCTTCTGCTGTCGACCGCCAAGACGGGCGAGGCCCAGGGCCGCCCGGTGGTGCTCACATCATTCTCCCAGTCTCTGCGCAACACCCTTCGCCGTGCCGGCTTCACCAGCGAGGCGATGATCGATCAGCATTTCCCGCAAAAGAAAGATGGCACCTGA
- a CDS encoding response regulator: MATILTVDDSPSIRQMIKVVLEPAGHNVIEAGDGAQGLAKAQAGKLDLVITDLNMPVMNGLELIRALRKLPSAVGMPIVFLTTESNDAVKQEAKSAGATGWITKPFKPEQLLAVVGKLVRA; the protein is encoded by the coding sequence ATGGCCACGATTCTCACGGTCGACGATTCGCCCAGCATCCGGCAGATGATCAAGGTCGTGCTCGAGCCGGCCGGTCACAACGTGATCGAGGCCGGCGACGGCGCGCAAGGGCTCGCCAAGGCCCAGGCCGGCAAGCTCGATCTCGTCATCACCGACTTGAATATGCCCGTCATGAACGGGCTGGAGCTGATCCGGGCACTGCGCAAGCTGCCGAGCGCGGTCGGCATGCCCATCGTGTTCCTCACCACCGAATCCAACGACGCGGTGAAGCAGGAAGCCAAGAGCGCCGGCGCCACCGGGTGGATCACCAAGCCGTTCAAGCCCGAGCAGCTGCTCGCCGTCGTCGGCAAGCTGGTGCGCGCATGA
- a CDS encoding chemotaxis protein CheA, whose translation MNVMDPTEVFRQEASELFEVLEGALLDLGQRPDDRELVDSAFRALHTIKGSGAMFGFDKVASFTHEFETAFDRVRKGEIKPSQELISVALAAKDYIRALIEDPQSTDDIIGDAILDDLKRFVSSDQPAAPIAAAVEAPPLAPTESKQAGWHLYLEFESHILRNGSNPLDLLEDLCKLGPCFVVPITDGIPFLDEMEPEDCYLKWDVKLHAACDKDAIDDVFMFVQDEMKLTLSPLEHVEAPAPAPLFQLLDEEPVAEMPAPVAEAVAAPVAEPPAAKAEPKPEIKPEIKPEAKPEPKVEAKREERGIATVRVQAERLDELMDRVGELVIAQARLSQLAASGSDLSIKMIAEEIERLASSLRDTTMGARMVPIGSLFGRFRRLVHDLSRDLSKPVEFVTSGEDTELDKTMIECLADPLVHLIRNAIDHGIEDTATRAANGKTEQGRIELAAVHSGAQVLVTVKDNGGGLNTARIRAKAEEQGLIAAGAVLTDHEIHQFLFHPGFSTAQTISALSGRGVGMDVVKRTIENMRGTIDLSTKPGQGTIVTLRLPLTLAIIEGLLIRVGEGRYIIPLSAVEECVELTAEDERSRGRNFLNVRGNLVPFLRLRELLTASGSPDRHQKTIIISTGETRVGLVADQIIGNHQTVIKSLSKLHSDVTIFSGATILGDGTAALILDVAQLVTLAQSKVEKQHISEAA comes from the coding sequence ATGAACGTGATGGACCCGACCGAGGTCTTTCGCCAGGAAGCCAGCGAGCTGTTCGAGGTCCTGGAAGGAGCCCTGCTCGACCTCGGCCAGCGTCCCGACGACCGCGAGCTGGTCGATTCCGCCTTCCGCGCCCTGCACACGATCAAGGGCTCGGGCGCGATGTTCGGTTTCGACAAGGTCGCCTCCTTCACCCATGAATTCGAGACCGCCTTCGACCGCGTCCGCAAGGGCGAGATCAAGCCAAGCCAGGAGCTGATCTCGGTCGCGCTCGCCGCCAAGGACTATATCCGCGCGCTGATCGAGGATCCGCAGTCGACCGACGACATCATCGGCGACGCCATCCTCGACGATCTCAAGCGCTTCGTGTCGTCGGATCAGCCCGCAGCTCCCATCGCCGCGGCCGTGGAAGCGCCGCCGCTGGCTCCGACCGAGAGCAAGCAGGCCGGCTGGCACCTCTATCTCGAATTCGAATCCCACATCCTGCGCAACGGCTCGAATCCGCTCGACCTGCTGGAAGACCTCTGCAAGCTCGGTCCCTGCTTCGTCGTGCCCATCACCGACGGCATCCCGTTCCTCGACGAGATGGAGCCGGAGGACTGCTATCTGAAGTGGGACGTCAAGCTGCACGCCGCCTGCGACAAGGACGCGATCGACGACGTCTTCATGTTCGTCCAGGACGAGATGAAGCTGACGCTCTCGCCGCTGGAGCATGTCGAAGCGCCGGCCCCGGCGCCGCTGTTCCAGCTCCTCGACGAGGAGCCGGTCGCCGAGATGCCCGCGCCGGTGGCCGAGGCCGTTGCCGCGCCCGTCGCGGAGCCGCCCGCCGCAAAGGCGGAGCCCAAACCCGAAATCAAGCCCGAAATCAAGCCCGAAGCGAAGCCTGAACCGAAGGTCGAGGCCAAGCGCGAAGAGCGCGGCATCGCCACCGTCCGCGTCCAGGCCGAGCGCCTCGACGAACTGATGGACCGCGTCGGCGAGCTCGTCATCGCCCAGGCGCGGCTGAGCCAGCTTGCCGCCTCCGGCTCCGACCTCTCGATCAAGATGATCGCCGAGGAAATCGAGCGCCTCGCCTCCTCCTTGCGCGACACCACGATGGGCGCCCGCATGGTGCCGATCGGCTCGCTGTTCGGCCGTTTCCGCCGCCTCGTGCATGACCTCTCGCGCGATCTGTCGAAGCCGGTCGAATTCGTCACCTCGGGCGAGGACACCGAGCTCGACAAGACCATGATCGAGTGCCTGGCCGATCCGCTGGTGCATCTGATCCGCAACGCGATCGACCACGGCATCGAGGACACCGCAACGCGCGCCGCCAACGGCAAGACCGAGCAGGGCCGGATTGAGCTCGCCGCCGTCCATTCCGGCGCGCAGGTGCTCGTCACCGTCAAGGACAATGGCGGCGGCCTCAACACCGCGCGCATCCGCGCCAAGGCGGAAGAGCAGGGCCTGATCGCGGCCGGCGCCGTGCTGACCGATCACGAAATCCACCAGTTCCTGTTCCATCCCGGCTTCTCGACCGCGCAGACCATCTCGGCGCTGTCGGGCCGCGGCGTCGGCATGGACGTGGTCAAGCGCACCATCGAGAACATGCGCGGCACGATCGACCTGTCGACCAAGCCGGGCCAGGGCACGATCGTGACGCTGCGCCTGCCGCTGACGCTGGCAATCATCGAAGGTCTCCTGATCCGCGTCGGCGAAGGCCGCTACATCATCCCGCTGTCGGCGGTGGAGGAATGCGTCGAGCTGACCGCCGAGGACGAGCGCTCGCGCGGCCGCAACTTCCTCAACGTACGCGGTAATCTCGTTCCGTTCCTGCGCCTGCGCGAGCTGCTGACCGCGTCGGGATCGCCCGACCGGCACCAGAAGACCATCATCATCTCGACCGGCGAGACCCGCGTCGGCCTCGTCGCCGACCAGATCATCGGCAACCACCAGACCGTGATCAAGTCGCTCTCCAAGCTGCACTCCGACGTCACGATCTTCTCCGGCGCGACGATTTTGGGTGACGGCACGGCAGCGCTGATCCTCGACGTCGCCCAGCTCGTCACGCTGGCGCAGTCGAAGGTCGAGAAGCAGCACATCAGCGAGGCGGCGTGA
- a CDS encoding chemotaxis protein CheW: MNEGQAGEHQAGAMQVVMIGLGEEKFALDAGLVREIIDPVPVTKVAGARAFVPSVINVRGNVIPLADLRIRFGMPQLADSGDTRIVVIELQLDGEPVLVGVTADKVYEVTEISQTDVQQTPRVGMHWKPEFIRFIAKWREEFVIVPNMERILN, from the coding sequence ATGAACGAGGGGCAAGCCGGCGAGCACCAGGCGGGCGCGATGCAGGTCGTGATGATCGGCCTCGGCGAGGAGAAGTTCGCACTCGACGCAGGCCTCGTGCGCGAGATCATCGATCCCGTGCCCGTGACCAAGGTCGCGGGAGCGCGCGCGTTCGTTCCCAGCGTGATCAACGTGCGCGGCAACGTCATTCCGCTCGCCGATCTGCGCATCCGTTTCGGCATGCCGCAGCTCGCCGATTCAGGCGACACCCGCATCGTCGTCATCGAGCTGCAGCTCGACGGCGAGCCGGTCCTGGTCGGCGTCACTGCCGACAAGGTCTACGAGGTCACGGAGATTTCGCAGACCGATGTGCAGCAGACGCCGCGCGTCGGCATGCATTGGAAACCGGAGTTCATTCGCTTCATCGCCAAATGGCGCGAAGAGTTCGTCATCGTTCCCAACATGGAACGCATTCTGAATTGA